In Cydia fagiglandana chromosome 9, ilCydFagi1.1, whole genome shotgun sequence, a single window of DNA contains:
- the LOC134667755 gene encoding uncharacterized protein LOC134667755, translating to MEVILLNRLSTFATNIKEHQVKASELCACRPWGKDQLEQAAIIASKLQSILGRFQSDLYQYFNLSKDPNADEISNVTAIQLDGDEVLAELNARIQADKDTRQVKSDPTKNRSKLPELDLISFHGDVLEWTQFWDQFSSNIDQRNIQDVDKLLYLKASLKGEAKTIIDGLETTNDNYKIAIDTLRERYGNRVQIVDAHYSSLYKIKKATKPEDCRKTLDELERHLRVLQSLGEDTNQNHLRFLFMEKFPEDIIYEMKLKLKIESIEEIRKQLNAIISAKEDAKRISVETKGMETTFTTKTLHIRDKHPKKPTGDKRIKHRVTKMRGKPNKFRQNTSTFSNTFPPKKRKYEANSVSNNAQASAKRKKLEYLYVYPLQSYLNITYSVPMMNV from the exons ATGGAAGTTATCCTGCTGAATCGCCTGTCCACATTTGCCACAAACATCAAAGAGCATCAAGTAAAAGCATCAGAGCTATGTGCGTGTCGTCCATGGGGAAAAGATCAGCTAGAGCAAGCTGCTATTATCGCCTCCAAACTACAATCTATACTGGGAAGATTCCAAAGTGATCTCTATCAGTACTTCAACCTGTCCAAGGATCCTAACGCCGATGAGATTTCAAATGTAACTGCGATACAGCTAGACGGTGATGAAGTCTTAGCTGAACTTAATGCAAGAATTCAAGCCGATAAGGATACAAGACAAGTCAAATCCGATCCTACAAAAAATAGGAGCAAGTTACCAGAGTTAGATTTAATATCTTTTCATGGTGACGTTCTAGAATGGACTCAATTCTGGGACCAATTCAGTTCCAACATTGATCAAAGGAATATACAAGATGTTGATAAGCTACTCTACCTTAAAGCATCGTTAAAGGGTGAAGCCAAAACCATAATCGATGGTTTAGAAACCACGAATGACAATTATAAGATTGCCATAGATACTCTGAGAGAGAGATATGGCAACAGAGTGCAGATTGTTGATGCCCACTATTCTTCCTTATATAAGATTAAGAAGGCCACAAAGCCAGAAGATTGCAGAAAGACATTAGATGAACTCGAGAGACATCTAAGAGTCTTACAGTCCCTAGGAGAGGATACAAATCAAAACCATTTAAGATTTCTTTTCATGGAAAAGTTTCCTGAAGACATCATTTATGAAATGAAACTAAAATTGAAGATTGAATCCAttgaggaaataagaaaacaactaAACGCTATCATATCAGCAAAAGAAGATGCCAAGAGGATAAGCGTTGAGACTAAAGGTATGGAAACAACCTTTACCACTAAGACTTTACACATAAGGGATAAACATCCGAAGAAACCCACCGGTGATAAGAGAATCAAACATAGAGTTACAAAAATGAGAGGAAAACCAAATAAATTTAGACAAAATACATCAACCTTTTCAAATACATTCCCGCCTAAGAAAAGGAAATATGAGGCTAATAGTGTATCGAACAACGCACAAGCATCTGCTAAACGGAAGAAATTGGAAT ATTTATACGTGTACCCTTTGCAATCATATCTGAACATCACTTATTCAGTACCAATGATGAATGTTTAA